One Aegilops tauschii subsp. strangulata cultivar AL8/78 chromosome 7, Aet v6.0, whole genome shotgun sequence genomic window carries:
- the LOC109781749 gene encoding uncharacterized protein, which yields MCGATARCALCGAPADVHCAADAAFLCAPCDARVHGANFLASRHRRTRLAASKEDEEEQEALSGMTTSSSCVSTADSATTTTPAPVGRRGRPPAAKRPRARGEEVLEGWAKKMGLPAGVARRRAAAAARTLRAVAAAPRRVPLRVAMAAALCLEVMAAHVGGAYEAGDALRRLEACAHVPARILVEVASSMGRARASRPAAAVDAEEGWGECP from the coding sequence ATGTGTGGCGCCACGGCGAGGTGCGCGCTGTGCGGCGCGCCGGCGGACGTGCACTGCGCGGCCGACGCGGCGTTCCTCTGCGCGCCCTGCGACGCCAGGGTCCACGGCGCCAACTTCCTCGCCTCGCGCCACCGCCGCACGCGCCTCGCTGCGTCtaaggaggacgaggaggagcaggaggcccTGTCCGGGATGACGACGTCGAGCTCCTGCGTGTCCACCGCCGACTCCGCCACGACGACGACTCCGGCGCCAGTGGGGcggagggggaggccgccggcggCTAAGAGACCCCGCGCGCGGGGCGAGGAGGTGCTCGAGGGGTGGGCCAAGAAGATGGGCCTTCCGGCGGGGGTGGCGCGCAGGCGCGCCGCGGCGGCCGCGCGCACGCTCCGGGCCGTGGCCGCGGCGCCGAGGAGGGTGCCGCTGCGCGTCGCCATGGCGGCCGCGCTGTGCCTGGAGGTGATGGCGGCTCACGTGGGCGGCGCCTACGAGGCCGGCGACGCGCTCCGGCGGCTGGAGGCGTGCGCGCACGTGCCGGCCAGGATCCTCGTGGAGGTGGCTTCGTCCATGGGCCGCGCGCGCGCCAGCAGACCGGCCGCCGCCGTGGACGCCGAGGAGGGCTGGGGCGAGTGCCCGTGA